Within the Streptomyces sp. YIM 121038 genome, the region GCGGGACCTGTCGATCTGCGGCTCCGCCGCGCGGGCGCGACCAGCCACGACGCCCCCGCAGCAAAATGACGGCACAGCGCGTTACCTCCAGCGAAGCACTTAGCGCTCGTCCGGCTTGCCGTCGCCGTACAGCCAGTCCGACCACACCTTCTTCAGCTCGCCGCGCGCCTCGTCGTCGCCCGCGTGCTTCTCGACGTACGTGGTGAAGTCCTCGGTGTCCGCGTTGGCGTGGCGGTACTTCTTCGCCCAGCCCTGGACGATGTCGTAGAAGGTCTCGTCGCCGACGGTCTCGCGGATCTTCTGGATGACCATGGCGCCCCGGTAGTAGACGGGGTCGTCGGAGATGCTCGCGGCGTCCGGCTGCTTGGCGGGCGGGAACTCCCAGAGGGACTCGTGGTCCTTCTTGGTGTCCCAGTACTCGTCCTCGTAGAGCGCGTCGACGGTCTCCTCGACGGTGTCGCCGCCGTTGTCCTCCTCGTAGAGGAACTCCGCGAACGTCGCGAAGCCCTCGTTGAGCCACATGTCCTGCCAGCTCTTCGGCGTCACCGAGTCGCCGAACCACTGGTGGGCCAGCTCGTGCACGAGGGTCGAGGTGTCGGCGTCCTGGACGGGGAACAGCGGCTTGGTCTGGGTCTCCAGGGCGTAGCCGAGGTCCGCGCGGCCGTCGACGACGGCGCCGGTGGACGAGAAGGGGTAGTCGCCGAAGTTGTACTCCGCCCACTCCATGATGTCGGGGATCTTCGCGAGGACCTTCTCGGTCTTCTTCCGCTTGTCCTCGGGGAGCGTGTGGTCGATCGCCGTGAAGACGGGAATGCCGTTCTTCCCCGCGGTCCGCGACGTCTTCGTGTCGTACGTGCCGACGACGACCGTCGCCAGATAGCTGGCCATCGGCTCGGCGTTGTGCCAGCCGAAGGTGGTCCGGCCGTTGGCGGTGGTCTCCTTCGTCAACTCGCCGTTGGAGATGGCCTTCATGCCCTTGGGGACGGTGACCTCTATGTCGTACGAGGCCTTGTCGATCGGGTGGTGGTTGCCCGGGAACCACGCCATCGAGCCCGCGGGCTGGCCCGTCGCGAGCGCGCTGTCCTCCCCCTTGAGCCAGCCCTCCTTGGCGCCGTCCACGTCCGTAATGGTCTGCGGGGTGCCGGAGTAGCGGACGGTGGCGCGGAAGGTCTCGCCCCGGTCGAGGTCGTCGCGGGGTCGGACGGTCAGCTCGCTGCCCGCGCGCTGGAAGCGGGCCTCCTTGCCCTCGACGGTCACGGACTCGACGTCCAGGCCCTTGAGGTCGAGGTTGAAGGCGCTGAGCGTCTTGGTGGCGCGGGCCGTGATGTCGGCGGTGCCGGTCAGCCGGCGGGACTCGGGGTCGTAGCCGATCTTCAGTCCGTAATGAGCCACGTCGTAGCCGCCGTTGCCGAGCTTCGGGAAGTACGGGTCGCGGACGCCCGCGGCTCCCGGGGTGCCGCCGACGCCACTGCTCGTGCACGCGGTGAGCGCGGTCGCGAGGGCGGTGGCGCAGAGCAGCGCGAGGGGGGTGCGGCGGGGCCCCTTGGTCAGGGGGGCGGTGGCTCGGTAGATCACCCCGGTGATCCTATGGCCACCGCTCACCGCCGTACCGGGGCCCCCGCGCGCCGGGGCTCCGCGCGGCCGGGGCTTCGCGCGGCCGGGGCTTCGCGCGGCCGGGCCCCCGCGCCCGGGGTCAGCGGCCCAGCGCGGCCACGCCCGCCTGCGCGAACTTCTCGTCCAGGTCGCCGCTGGGCGCGCCCGCGACGCCGATGCCCGCGACGGGGGCGCCCTTCGCGGTGACCGGGGCGCCGCCCGCGAGGAACAGCGTGCCCGGGATGTCCTTGAGGTTCGGCGTCTGCGTCAGGCGCTTGGCCAGCTCGGAGGTGGGCGCGTTCCAGGAGACGGCGGTGTAGGCCTTGCGCTCGGCGGACTCGTACGACTGCGGGCCCGCGCCGTCGCCCCGCAGGGTGACGATCGTGTTGCCGTTGCGGTCGACCACGGCGACCGTGACGCGCTGGTTCTCCTTCTTCGCCGCGTCCAGCGTCGCCTGCGCGGCCTTCGTCGCGGCGGCCACGGTGAGGTGCGTGC harbors:
- a CDS encoding M1 family metallopeptidase codes for the protein MIYRATAPLTKGPRRTPLALLCATALATALTACTSSGVGGTPGAAGVRDPYFPKLGNGGYDVAHYGLKIGYDPESRRLTGTADITARATKTLSAFNLDLKGLDVESVTVEGKEARFQRAGSELTVRPRDDLDRGETFRATVRYSGTPQTITDVDGAKEGWLKGEDSALATGQPAGSMAWFPGNHHPIDKASYDIEVTVPKGMKAISNGELTKETTANGRTTFGWHNAEPMASYLATVVVGTYDTKTSRTAGKNGIPVFTAIDHTLPEDKRKKTEKVLAKIPDIMEWAEYNFGDYPFSSTGAVVDGRADLGYALETQTKPLFPVQDADTSTLVHELAHQWFGDSVTPKSWQDMWLNEGFATFAEFLYEEDNGGDTVEETVDALYEDEYWDTKKDHESLWEFPPAKQPDAASISDDPVYYRGAMVIQKIRETVGDETFYDIVQGWAKKYRHANADTEDFTTYVEKHAGDDEARGELKKVWSDWLYGDGKPDER
- a CDS encoding heme-binding protein; amino-acid sequence: MKQLSPRARVLTAAAVLGVVGAGTVGAVSASADAPAAAAEAAVGADAGSRNLTQSTHLTVAAATKAAQATLDAAKKENQRVTVAVVDRNGNTIVTLRGDGAGPQSYESAERKAYTAVSWNAPTSELAKRLTQTPNLKDIPGTLFLAGGAPVTAKGAPVAGIGVAGAPSGDLDEKFAQAGVAALGR